From the Patescibacteria group bacterium genome, the window TGCATAGCCGCCGGAGCGATTAAATCGCGAACAGAAACTAGGCCCTCCTGTAAAGCCCTTTCCATTTCAATCATTTCCTTGTCCTTCATTTCTTCTTCCGTTTCTTTTCTTTTTTTCTCTTCCGGCGAAAGTCTTTCTTTTTTTAGTATTTCTGCTTTTTCAATTTTCGATGGCTCAAAGATCATAAATTTTATAGCTCAACTTTTAATTCTTCAATTTTACTCATTTTTTGATTAATTGACTCGGTTGGATTATAGATATTATAAAACAATTCAATTAAACTTTGTGTGTCTAAAGGCACGGCATTAATACCCATGCTCGAAAGACCGGAAATAACAAAATCAACCTTTTTAAAAAGCTCAGCTCGATATCTCTCAAATTTCTCTCTTTTCATTCTAATCAAAGAGGGCATTCTAAAAACATCCATCAAACGATCAGTAAATTTTCTTGATTTGTCGCCGGCCGGATTATAAGCAACGACGATAAAAAATTTCCTCGTCATAATGTCGCCCAACTGAACCAGCTCTTGGACATAACTAATGTAATCTCTCATTTGGATTTTTAGTAATTCATTGGTTTGTTCCTTTTCTCTTTGTTTTAATTCTTCAAGATATGGTGCGATATTTAGTTTTCTTGATTGAACAACAATTTGAATTGGCCAATCCAAAGAATTTAGAAAATTAACATAAGCAGAAATAACGGCTTTTTGCTCCTCTTCGGATTTAAGAGCAAAATTAACCGAGGAACAAAGTAAGACCGCTCTTAAAGTACCGTCTCGTAAAATAACGCAATCGTTTCTAATGCCAGAAATATCTAAATATTTCTGAGTTGAAACAGTGATTTTTTGTCTGGCTATTTTAGATCTCATAGATCTTTAATACAAAAATTAAATCTCAAAAGTCAAAATGTAATTTAAAATGTAAAATTATTTTTTTGATTAATTTTGAACTTTTGGTTGTCATTTTATATTTTAAGGTTGGATTTGAAATTTTCAAAATATAAATTTACTCTTCCCTGGCTAAGCCACCGGTATCAACTAAAATTGATAGATCAGAAAGCCGACCCCGCGGTAAAGTTTTCTTAATTTCTGGCGGCGCTTCTTCTTTTTCTTTTTTAAGAACGATTTCTTTTTCGGGAATGATCTCTTTTCTCCAAACCCGAACTTTTGGCCTTTGAAAAAATTGTATAAGATTTAATAAAAAATAGTGAAAGGGGCGACCATTAATTTTGACAAAAGTAAAAGAACCAAAAAATGGACAAATAACAAAAAGAAAAACAACGACAAAAATCCAAAAATCTAAGAGCTTAAAACAAAGAAAGGTTATACCTCCAGCAAAAATCAAAAGAATAAACTGACGTGGCGTGATCGGTCCAATAATTTTTGGCTCAATATCAATAAATTGTGGAACAACAAACTGCATATTCGCTTTGCTCAAATTAAAGGTTAAAAATGAAAAACTAAAAACGACAACTAAAAAGTGAAAATTATCCTTTACCCTTACGATAAACTCTTCTTTTAAGTTCAGTTTTAAATTTTTTCTTGTCGTTTTTCATTTTTAGTTTTATTGCCAACTCTTTAAATATCTCTCTTGTTCTTTTGTTAATTGATCAATCGTCACCCCTAAACTTTTAAGTTTTAGTTTGGCAATTTTTTGATCTAACTCTTCTGGTAGAGAATAAAGTTTTCTTTCTAAACTTTTAGCATTTTTGACTAAAAATTCTTGCGCCAAGGCCTGGCCAGCAAAACTTAAATCCATAACTTCGGCTGGGTGACCTTCAGCGGCAACTAAATTTAAAAGTCTGCCTTGAGCTAAAAGGTAAATTTTCTTCTTATTTGTCAAAGTATATTCTTCAATGAAGGGTCTAATTTCTTTTTTTGTTTGAGTAATTTTTTCTAAATCTTTTAAATTAATTTCGACGTTAAAATGGCCAGCGTTGGCTAAAATAACTCCATCTTTCATTTTAAAAAAATGTTCTTTTCGAATGACATTAAGGTTGCCGGTTACGGTCAAAAAAATATCACCAATTTCTGCCGCTTGATTTAAACTCAAAACTTCAAAACCATCCATTTTAGCCTCTAAAGCTTTTAAAGGATTAACTTCACAGACAATGACTTCAGCACCTAGACCTTTAGCTCTTTGACTTAATCCTTTGCCACACCAGCCATAGCCGCAAACGACAACTTTTTTTCCAGCTAAAAGAAGATTGGTTGCCCGCAAAAGTCCATCAATTGTTGACTGACCCGTCCCATAACGATTGTCAAAGAGATACTTCGTTTGCGCTTGATTGACGGCAATAACTGGGAAAGAAAGTTTTTTTTCTTTAGCCAAATTTTTAATTCTTATCACACCAGTGGTTGTCTCTTCAGAAGCGCCAATTATACCTTTAATTTTTTTCTTAATGGCGGTAGTAATCAAATCCGCCCCATCGTCAATTAATAAATTTGGTTTAAAAGATAAAACTTGATTGATAAAATTAAAATAATTTTTTTTATCTTCGCCAAAAAAAGCAAAAACTGGTATTTTAAAATATTTAACTAAAGCGGCAGCCACTTCATCTTTGGTTGATAGAGGATTAGAGGCGCAAAGAAAAATTTGAGCCCCAGCGGCTTTTAAGACCCGAATTAAATTAGCTGTTTCACTAGTAACATGGAGACAGGCGCCAATTTTATAATTTTTCAATGGCCTTCTCTGGGTTAAATCTTTAACTAAAATTCGTAAAACCGGCATCCGTTGAAAAGCCCAATCAATCAGTTTTAAACCAAAAGAAGCTAGCTTTAAATTTTTGATTTTATAAGTCATGGAAAGTTTTTTAATTTTTTCTTAATTTTAAAAATTACAAAAGCAAAAAATTATAAATTCTGGCTAAAATCTCAATTTCCTATTTAATTCGGCAATCCTTTCAAAATCTGCTAAACTCATTGTCTCTCTCCCTTGAGCAAGTCTTTCTTCAATCACTTCTTCTACTGACTTTTTCTTTGATAAGGCTTCTTCGCCAATTTCTAAATATAAATGATAAAGGGGGCTTTTTTGCCATGCCTGAATTGCTTCGGCTTTTTTGGTTAAAGATTCTTCGGCTAATAAATTAATTTTATTAAGAATAATCTGGCAAGTCTGCTGACCGCCCCATCTTTTTAAATCCATTAAAGTCATTTCTTTTATCTCTTCAACTGGTCCTAAGGCTTTCGGATAACTGCTTACGTCTTCTACTATCTTTTCTTCGCTCAGCGGTCGCTTAATTTGAATAGGCACTTCTTCGACGGTTTCAGTTAAAGGCATTTCTTCAAACTTTTCTTTTTTTATTTCTGACTCCTCTCTTGTGGCAACAGGTTGGATTGGTGTTTCTAATTCTGGAAAACTCGGGACAATCGTGCCGCCATTAAATTTCTGTTTCAATTTTTCGTCAATTTTTGTTTCTTGATCTGGCTCTGGCGTGTCCATTAATTTAGCAATAGATGGAGGAATCAGTTCTTTCACTTTCTCACTTTCTGGTTTTGGTTCTTCAAGAGGTATTTCTTCAACGATTGACCCCTTAATAATTTCTGCTGGCGTTAGAAATCCTTCTGCCAGACCTGGCTTCTTTTCCATAGTTTGAGCAAGAGAAGTTGCTTCTCTTGGCCCATAAAATTTAACTTTAAACTCTTTTAGTAGGTTCATTATTTCCTTGGCTTTTTCTGGAACTAAACCTAAGCCACCAATTTTTTCTGGCCGAGTTAAAATTTCTTCGGTCTCAAAATCTTTTCTTATTTCTTTTAAAAAATTAAGACAAATATTGGTAAATCTTTTCTCTAAAATTTCCTCCATAAAACTCAAGCCGGTTTTTTCTTTGACTTCTTTAATTATCTCGTCGGGGTTTAACCCATAGCCCTTAATCTCTAGTTCCGGCTTTGGCACTGTTTTGACCTCTTCAACCGCCTTGGCCAATTCTAGCTCATCTTTGCCAATTTCCATTTCCTCTTCTCTTTCTGGTTGCTTTTCACTTTTTACTTCTGATTCTTTAGTTAGATAGTCTATTACTTCATTGAAAATTTTTTCCGCTAAATCTTTTTTTAATTCAGCTGCTTTTTCCGGGCTTAGACCAAAATTTTCTTGACAAAATTTTTCACTCTCTGACCAGGCAATATCTTTAATCATCAATCTCACAACCAACTTGGCTAATGGCAAATTGTATTTTTTCTCAATTTCCTCTAATAATTTAACCTTTTCTTCAGAAGAAACCGCTTCTTGAAGTTCGTAAGGTAATTTTTTAAATTGTTCTAAATAATTATCCATTTTAAAACTGACCCAATTATTCCAGTCAACATCCAATTATTAAATCCCAAAACTCAGGCATTGGTCATTGAAGGTTAAATTTTAAAGATTATTTGAAGTTTGTGATTTGGTGTTTGGATTCTGAGAAAATGTTTCACTTTTTTCCTCTTCAAGGTATTTTTTTTCGAGAGGGTTCGGTTTCATTGAACGTTCTTCGGGCCCTGTTCGATCTTCTTGTTCTGTCTCTTCATTTTTTTCAATTAAAGTGGGCTTGCTCCAAGGCGGAACTTCTTCAATGGGCGGCAAAGAGACAATGGTCTCGCCTTGCGAAATAACAAATATTGTCTTTTCTGGCCAATAAACGATAAGGTCTTGAGAATAGGCACTAGGAAAAAGAGAGCAGGTGTTAACATAATCATAAATTTTAATCAATTCTTCAATTTTCTCTTTTTCTTGAGGGGAAAGTGAATTGATGTTTGGACTATTAGTTAAATACTCTGTTCTAGCTAAAGCTCGGTCCGGTTTTTTTTCCAATCTTGTCTCGTAATCAATAAGCCAATTTTTAATAGTCGGGGGGAATGTTCCTCCTTTTTCTAAAACAATTGGCCGCTTAGTGATAACATTTTCATTTTCTTTCAAAGCCTTGCTTATCTCCATTCTTAAAAGTTCATGTTCGATAAAAGGAAGTTGGCTAAATTTATAACGAATCAGATCAAATGGTCGAAGGGAATCAAAGGGGAAATTAAGTAGAACCTTAAAATGTTCTTTAATCAGTCTTACTATTTCTTCTCTATTCAAAAAACCAATAGCGATAAATTCGAGTTGAGGAATAATTTCCTTATAAACTTCTCTTAAAGAAGGATCTTCAGCTGTCTTTTCTTTAATTTTTTGAGAAAGTAAAAAGGCATCCCTTGAATTGAAACGTCTGATCATTTCGTTAATCTCTTTTTTTAATTCTTCAATAAAAGAAGGGGTTTTCAATTGGAGAGAGGAAATTGTTGTTAAATCTAACATAGAAATAGACAAAATTTAATATTACACTCATCTCTAGGTAACAAAGCGAGCTGCTTTTAATCTAGCCATATATGCTTTCATGGCCTCAACTTGTTTTAAGACATCCTGAATAGTAGGCAAATAAGGGCTGATAAATTTATATGGTTGAGCCATCATTTGAGCGATTAAATTATTAAAATCTTTTTGAAACTCTAAAGAAGCAGTAAGTTTAGAAATAACATCATCTCTCATTTCATTTGGACGTTCAAAAAATGACTTTTCGGCATTAACCAAGAAAGCAATATTCAAAGGATTAAGACCCCTCATATTGCCATACATATCTTCTGTAGCAAAAAGCCCAGGATGGGCCCGTTGATACATCATCCGCTGAGACATATTTTTGACTTTACCTACTATCTCATTAATTGTTTCCTGGCTAAGAGTGATGTCGAAATTTCCTTTCTGATCAATGTACATTCTGAAAGGAGAAAATTCTAATTTTCCTCTCACTGGATTAAGTCTTGAAATAGCATAACCCATATGAGGGGCTCCATGTTCTAAACTGATCATCCCAATCATATTAGCAATTTTCGCTGCCACACCCTCATCTTTAGCTGCCATTAAAGAGATATTTTTCACCATTTCTCGTATAAAAACAGGGTTCACCTCTCCTTTAGTTTTAGCTGTTCTGATTAACTCTTCAATTTTTTCAGGCGTTATGGTGACTGGTTCAGTTTTC encodes:
- a CDS encoding conjugal transfer protein TraC; translated protein: MRSKIARQKITVSTQKYLDISGIRNDCVILRDGTLRAVLLCSSVNFALKSEEEQKAVISAYVNFLNSLDWPIQIVVQSRKLNIAPYLEELKQREKEQTNELLKIQMRDYISYVQELVQLGDIMTRKFFIVVAYNPAGDKSRKFTDRLMDVFRMPSLIRMKREKFERYRAELFKKVDFVISGLSSMGINAVPLDTQSLIELFYNIYNPTESINQKMSKIEELKVEL
- a CDS encoding PrgI family protein encodes the protein MQFVVPQFIDIEPKIIGPITPRQFILLIFAGGITFLCFKLLDFWIFVVVFLFVICPFFGSFTFVKINGRPFHYFLLNLIQFFQRPKVRVWRKEIIPEKEIVLKKEKEEAPPEIKKTLPRGRLSDLSILVDTGGLAREE
- a CDS encoding adenosylhomocysteinase yields the protein MTYKIKNLKLASFGLKLIDWAFQRMPVLRILVKDLTQRRPLKNYKIGACLHVTSETANLIRVLKAAGAQIFLCASNPLSTKDEVAAALVKYFKIPVFAFFGEDKKNYFNFINQVLSFKPNLLIDDGADLITTAIKKKIKGIIGASEETTTGVIRIKNLAKEKKLSFPVIAVNQAQTKYLFDNRYGTGQSTIDGLLRATNLLLAGKKVVVCGYGWCGKGLSQRAKGLGAEVIVCEVNPLKALEAKMDGFEVLSLNQAAEIGDIFLTVTGNLNVIRKEHFFKMKDGVILANAGHFNVEINLKDLEKITQTKKEIRPFIEEYTLTNKKKIYLLAQGRLLNLVAAEGHPAEVMDLSFAGQALAQEFLVKNAKSLERKLYSLPEELDQKIAKLKLKSLGVTIDQLTKEQERYLKSWQ